The following nucleotide sequence is from Peptostreptococcaceae bacterium.
TATGATGATTAAAATGAATCTCCAACTTTTCTCAAGCAAGAAGGGTGTCGGTTCGTCAAGGAACGGTAGAGACAGTGAATCAAAGAGACTTGGTGTCAAAAGGGCTGATGGTCAATTTGTTAGCGCTGGAAGTATTCTTGTCAGACAAAGAGGCACGAAAATCCATCCGGGTTTGAATGTTGGAAGAGGCGGCGATGACACGCTGTTTGCAAAAGCTGATGGAGTACTAAGGTTCGAACGAAAAGGCAAGGATAGAAAACAGGCCAGTGTTTATCCGGCAAATGTTGATGTTCAATAGAAAAAAAGCCCATGCCTTATATGAGGTATGGGATTTTTATTATTAGAGGGTGAAAATATGTTTATAGATGAGGCAAAAATATCGGTAAGAGCAGGCAAAGGCGGAGATGGAGCCATTTCATTCAGACGCGAGAAATATATTCCGGACGGTGGACCAGACGGCGGAGATGGGGGCCATGGAGGAAATGTAATTCTTCAGGTGGATGATGGAATGAAAACTCTCATGGATTTTCGATACAAGACAAAGTATGAGGCGGAAAGCGGAGAAAACGGCGCCAAGAAGCAAAGGTTTGGCAAGAAGGGTTGCCATCTCACACTCCATGTGCCGCCGGGAACAGTAGTAAAGGACGAGGAAACAGGTGAGATACTTGCGGATCTTGTTGAAAAAGGGCAGTCGGTCGTGATAGCCAAGGGTGGAAAAGGCGGGAATGGAAATACAAGATACAAAAGTTCAATACGCCAGGCGCCAAGCTTTGCGGAAGCCGGTGATCCGGGTGATGAGAAGTTGCTGGTGCTTGAGCTTAAGTTGCTTGCAGAGGTCGGACTGATAGGCCTGCCGAATGTTGGCAAATCAACGATTCTTTCAAAGGTTTCTAAGGCTAAACCCAAAATTGCGAATTATCATTTTACTACAATCCATCCAAATTTGGGCGTGGTAGAAGCGGTTAAGGGCAAGAGCTTTGTAATGGCGGACATACCGGGATTGATCGAAGGGGCGCATGAAGGAACAGGTCTAGGGCATGATTTTCTGCGGCACATAGAACGGACTCGCTTGCTTGTGCATGTTGTTGACATTTCAGGCTCAGAGGGACGAGATCCGATAAAAGACTTCGAAATGATAAACGAGGAACTCAGGGCCTATTCAATGGATTTGTCTGCAAAAAAACAGATTGTAGTGGGCAACAAGACCGATTTGGCTTTGGACACGACCGTCATAGATACTTTTAGAAGTGAAATAGAAAGCAGGGGATACGAAGTATTCGCAATATCCGCTGCTGCAAGCGAAGGCTTGGATGACCTAATGAAGCATATCACGGGAATGCTGGACAATTTGCAACCCGCTGAAACGGAAATCGCCATAGAAGACAAGGATAAGCATAAAGTGTATCGCTATAAGAAAAAGGAACGCGACTGGAATATTGAGAGAAAGAATGAAACATTCATTATCACCGGCTACTCAGTCGAAAAATTGATGAATTCAACTAATTTTGAGGATTGGGA
It contains:
- the obgE gene encoding GTPase ObgE; its protein translation is MFIDEAKISVRAGKGGDGAISFRREKYIPDGGPDGGDGGHGGNVILQVDDGMKTLMDFRYKTKYEAESGENGAKKQRFGKKGCHLTLHVPPGTVVKDEETGEILADLVEKGQSVVIAKGGKGGNGNTRYKSSIRQAPSFAEAGDPGDEKLLVLELKLLAEVGLIGLPNVGKSTILSKVSKAKPKIANYHFTTIHPNLGVVEAVKGKSFVMADIPGLIEGAHEGTGLGHDFLRHIERTRLLVHVVDISGSEGRDPIKDFEMINEELRAYSMDLSAKKQIVVGNKTDLALDTTVIDTFRSEIESRGYEVFAISAAASEGLDDLMKHITGMLDNLQPAETEIAIEDKDKHKVYRYKKKERDWNIERKNETFIITGYSVEKLMNSTNFEDWDSVQRFQGILKKKGVFEELKKVGAGDGSIIKIEGYEFDYIE
- the rpmA gene encoding 50S ribosomal protein L27 is translated as MIKMNLQLFSSKKGVGSSRNGRDSESKRLGVKRADGQFVSAGSILVRQRGTKIHPGLNVGRGGDDTLFAKADGVLRFERKGKDRKQASVYPANVDVQ